One Mycolicibacterium crocinum DNA window includes the following coding sequences:
- a CDS encoding response regulator, with product MINVLIVEDEPLIAEAHRTYLTRLQGFTVTGMATTARDAMRMASEAATDSPVDLVLLDLGLPDASGIALASALSGLRPAPDIIAITSERDLEMVRAAVAHGALAYLLKPFTFAAFRDRLERYRRYREALPAGTEAASQAEVDRALAELRSTDKSVAPKGAAPGTTDEIARAVRDRADGLTADEAAKQVGVSRVTAWRYLERLADDGTVTRLTEYGKTGRPSTRYQWR from the coding sequence ATGATCAACGTGTTGATCGTCGAGGACGAGCCGCTCATCGCCGAAGCGCATCGCACGTATCTGACTCGGCTGCAAGGCTTTACCGTCACCGGAATGGCCACCACCGCACGCGACGCGATGCGGATGGCATCCGAGGCCGCCACCGACTCCCCCGTCGACCTGGTGCTGCTGGACCTCGGCCTGCCCGACGCCAGCGGGATTGCGCTGGCCTCGGCCCTGTCCGGTCTGCGACCCGCACCCGACATCATCGCGATCACCTCCGAGCGCGATCTGGAGATGGTGCGTGCCGCTGTCGCGCACGGCGCCCTCGCCTATCTGCTCAAGCCGTTCACGTTCGCGGCGTTCCGCGACCGCCTCGAGCGCTACCGCCGCTACCGTGAGGCGCTGCCGGCCGGCACCGAGGCGGCCAGCCAGGCCGAGGTCGACCGGGCGCTGGCCGAGCTTCGCAGCACCGACAAGTCGGTGGCCCCCAAAGGGGCTGCGCCGGGGACCACCGATGAGATCGCCCGTGCGGTGCGGGACCGCGCCGACGGGCTCACCGCCGACGAGGCCGCCAAACAGGTTGGGGTGTCGCGGGTGACTGCCTGGCGCTACCTGGAACGACTGGCCGACGACGGCACCGTCACCCGCCTGACCGAATACGGCAAGACCGGCCGGCCCAGCACGCGCTACCAGTGGCGCTGA
- a CDS encoding MarR family transcriptional regulator codes for MAESLPSPKPDPIAAARRNWERAGWGDVAEGMVAVTSVMRAHQILLARVENALRPYDLSFSRFELLRLLAFSRTGALPITKASDRLQVHVTSVTHAIRRLEADGLVKRVPHPTDGRTTLVEITELGRSTVEDATATLNEQVFADIGMAAPEARALVASIETLRHHAGDF; via the coding sequence CCGCGGCGCGGCGCAATTGGGAGCGCGCCGGGTGGGGTGATGTCGCCGAGGGCATGGTGGCGGTGACCTCGGTGATGCGGGCCCATCAAATCCTGCTGGCCCGGGTGGAGAATGCGCTGCGGCCCTACGATCTGAGCTTCTCGCGGTTCGAGCTGTTGCGGTTGTTGGCGTTCAGCCGCACCGGCGCGCTGCCGATCACGAAGGCCTCGGACCGCCTGCAGGTGCACGTCACCAGCGTCACCCATGCCATTCGCCGGCTGGAGGCCGACGGGCTGGTCAAGCGGGTGCCACATCCCACCGACGGGCGCACCACGCTGGTCGAGATCACCGAGCTGGGCCGCTCGACGGTCGAGGACGCCACCGCGACGCTCAACGAGCAGGTGTTCGCCGATATCGGCATGGCGGCACCGGAAGCCCGTGCGCTGGTGGCATCGATCGAGACCCTGCGCCACCACGCGGGGGATTTCTAG
- a CDS encoding DUF732 domain-containing protein: MFTSRITKPAIATGMIGLAALLAAGTANADPADDQFLGALHQQGIGFGNPESAMKVAHHACDALGAGMEPSDISANIAGANGHIDRQTAVVIVVDAAMAYCPQFVHQMANGATVVGPNH, from the coding sequence ATGTTCACCTCACGCATCACCAAGCCGGCCATCGCGACGGGCATGATCGGCCTGGCCGCGCTGCTTGCCGCGGGCACCGCCAACGCCGACCCCGCCGACGATCAGTTCCTCGGCGCGCTGCACCAGCAGGGCATCGGCTTCGGCAACCCGGAGTCGGCTATGAAGGTCGCCCACCACGCGTGCGACGCGCTCGGCGCGGGCATGGAGCCCAGCGACATCAGCGCCAACATCGCAGGCGCGAACGGTCACATCGACCGACAGACCGCCGTGGTTATCGTTGTCGACGCGGCGATGGCGTACTGCCCGCAGTTCGTGCATCAGATGGCGAATGGCGCGACAGTCGTCGGGCCAAATCACTGA
- a CDS encoding sensor histidine kinase gives MPVLPRSLAGQAFALQAAVIVLVVVAVSALALFDAKRHGDEAARQQVTAIAVALADSPSTAKAIESGNAAQVLQPVTEAVRKSTGITFITIMAPDRTRFTHTNPEQIGQKYIGTIEPALRGETYTEVYTGTLGPSVRTIAPVRDAGGQVIGLVAAGITLESLAARWRSQWPMIVGVGIGALALSFVGIWAIRRRVLNQTHGLAPDELRVMYDHHDAILHSVSEGLVVLDRNGVALANDEARRLLALPAGPITRADLPEFLRGNDPGVRDEVRLTDDRVLVVNRSQVSVSDSEVVTIRDRTELQGALGELSSLQGFTESLRAQAHESANKLHTVVTLVEMGRPEEAVKFATQELALSQQLVDRVSDAVGEPALVALLLGKTAEADERGIELTITEETHLPAETRLTAQEMVTVLGNLIDNAMDACDRDNPWVEVTVNQDDERLQIQVADSGAGMDPETFQRAMQRGYSTKSGSDTGHQGLGLALVAQIVNRHGGTLSADITYGSVVTVTIR, from the coding sequence GTGCCCGTTCTCCCCCGCTCGCTGGCCGGGCAGGCCTTCGCGCTGCAGGCCGCCGTCATCGTGCTGGTGGTGGTCGCCGTCAGCGCTCTGGCCCTGTTCGACGCCAAACGACATGGGGACGAAGCCGCCCGCCAGCAGGTGACCGCCATCGCCGTGGCCCTGGCCGACTCGCCATCGACGGCGAAGGCCATCGAAAGCGGCAACGCGGCACAGGTTCTGCAGCCGGTGACCGAGGCCGTGCGCAAGTCCACCGGCATCACGTTCATCACGATCATGGCGCCCGACCGCACCCGGTTCACCCACACCAACCCCGAACAGATCGGCCAGAAATACATCGGCACCATCGAGCCGGCATTGCGCGGCGAGACCTACACCGAGGTCTACACCGGCACCCTCGGCCCGTCGGTGCGCACAATCGCGCCGGTGCGCGACGCCGGCGGACAGGTGATCGGTCTGGTCGCCGCCGGCATCACGCTGGAGAGCCTGGCCGCCCGGTGGCGTTCGCAGTGGCCGATGATCGTCGGCGTCGGGATCGGCGCGCTGGCTCTGTCCTTCGTCGGGATCTGGGCGATCAGGCGGCGCGTCCTGAACCAAACCCACGGGCTGGCCCCGGACGAGTTGCGGGTGATGTACGACCACCACGACGCGATCCTGCACTCGGTCTCCGAAGGTCTGGTCGTGCTCGACCGCAACGGTGTCGCCCTGGCCAACGACGAGGCCCGACGGCTGCTGGCTCTGCCGGCGGGACCGATCACCCGCGCCGACCTACCAGAGTTCCTGCGCGGCAACGACCCCGGCGTCCGCGACGAGGTCCGCCTCACCGACGACCGGGTGCTGGTGGTCAACCGCTCCCAGGTGAGCGTCTCGGACTCCGAGGTGGTCACCATCCGCGATCGCACTGAATTACAAGGTGCGCTTGGTGAATTGAGCTCACTGCAGGGATTCACCGAGTCGCTGCGCGCCCAAGCCCACGAGTCGGCCAACAAGCTGCACACCGTCGTCACGCTGGTGGAGATGGGCCGCCCCGAGGAGGCCGTCAAGTTCGCCACCCAGGAACTCGCGCTGTCCCAGCAGCTGGTAGACCGGGTGTCAGACGCTGTCGGCGAACCCGCACTGGTGGCGTTACTGCTCGGCAAGACCGCCGAGGCGGACGAGCGCGGCATCGAACTGACCATTACCGAGGAGACCCACCTACCCGCCGAAACCCGGTTGACCGCACAGGAAATGGTCACCGTGCTGGGCAACCTGATCGACAATGCGATGGACGCCTGCGACCGTGACAATCCGTGGGTCGAGGTCACCGTCAACCAGGACGACGAGCGGTTGCAGATCCAGGTCGCCGACAGCGGCGCCGGCATGGACCCCGAAACGTTCCAGCGCGCCATGCAACGCGGCTACTCGACCAAGTCCGGCAGCGACACCGGCCACCAGGGCCTCGGGCTGGCGCTTGTCGCGCAGATCGTCAACCGCCACGGCGGCACGTTGAGCGCTGACATCACGTACGGCTCTGTCGTGACGGTGACCATCCGATGA
- a CDS encoding YihY/virulence factor BrkB family protein — protein sequence MAPRSRLQHVWSQSAEAAASARAALKRRGHALFARMPGPLQQTCRLIGRTGRGTLNDRVPGLAAEAALFTLISLPALLLAIVGSLGFVAAALGPEGREGFRQLVRGIPRSFLSDPSYATYQHLVDTVLAETRGGVVSVALVVSIWSGSRAVNRYLETMTIAYDLEPRPGWRRRLLALALTLGLLVGAAALLPPMVFGPRIVKWLAPASIEDATLRTLHLFFWPSVVVVLICGLATMYHVGVPWRTPWRRDLPGALLAMVIWLLACAGLRVYLTLSVQGDAVFGQLAVPIAVVLWLYITAFAVLLGAEFNAAIERMWPYEEHPWRLRRLRKKFERDSTSAADESR from the coding sequence GTGGCACCGCGAAGCAGGCTGCAGCACGTGTGGTCGCAGTCAGCAGAGGCCGCCGCATCCGCGCGCGCGGCGCTGAAGCGGCGCGGTCACGCCCTGTTCGCCCGAATGCCCGGGCCATTGCAGCAGACCTGCCGACTGATCGGCCGTACCGGCCGCGGGACGCTCAACGACAGAGTCCCCGGGTTGGCCGCCGAGGCCGCGCTGTTCACCCTCATCTCGCTTCCGGCATTGCTCTTGGCGATCGTGGGCTCGCTGGGATTCGTCGCGGCCGCCCTCGGCCCGGAGGGCCGCGAAGGATTCCGCCAACTTGTGCGCGGAATACCCAGGTCATTCCTCTCGGATCCCAGCTATGCCACCTACCAGCATTTGGTGGACACCGTGCTGGCCGAAACCCGCGGCGGAGTGGTGTCCGTTGCCCTCGTGGTGAGCATCTGGTCCGGTTCCCGGGCAGTGAACCGCTACCTCGAGACGATGACGATTGCCTATGACCTAGAACCGCGCCCCGGCTGGCGGCGGCGCCTGCTAGCGCTGGCACTGACCCTGGGACTGCTCGTGGGCGCCGCCGCCTTGCTACCGCCCATGGTGTTCGGTCCCCGGATCGTGAAGTGGCTGGCTCCAGCCTCGATCGAGGACGCCACTTTGCGCACACTTCACCTATTCTTCTGGCCATCGGTGGTCGTGGTGTTGATCTGCGGCTTGGCGACGATGTATCACGTCGGCGTCCCGTGGCGGACTCCGTGGCGCCGCGACCTGCCCGGTGCGCTGCTCGCCATGGTGATCTGGTTACTGGCGTGTGCCGGTTTACGGGTATACCTGACCTTGAGCGTTCAGGGTGATGCCGTATTTGGTCAACTGGCAGTGCCGATCGCTGTTGTCCTGTGGCTCTACATCACTGCTTTCGCGGTGCTTTTGGGCGCGGAGTTCAACGCCGCGATCGAAAGGATGTGGCCCTACGAGGAACATCCCTGGCGGTTGCGGCGCCTTCGCAAGAAGTTCGAGCGGGACTCGACCTCGGCGGCAGACGAAAGCCGTTGA
- a CDS encoding mechanosensitive ion channel family protein: protein MDARNLAFEWTDTTRHWLVEVPIRLAAYVIVVLIVRYVLHRMIDRATASRSGRSGVEDERSEGKKPSLLRRLRHGVPITTINDQAGTRRQQRAHTIGSVLKSTVSIILLTWLVLAVLNVVGVNLAPFIASAGVIGLAIGFGAQNLVRDFVSGVFMLLEDQYGVGDFVDLGEMSGEVQSVGLRITTVRDIDGTLWYVRNGEISRVGNMSQEYAVARIEVPVALTADVDEAEQVALAAATRAIEDPAMGGKILGEPEMLGVQELAPDLLRLRMTLKTRPGAQWSVQRRLRREILRAYDEHDVDLPYPRGRIHAVVGGSAEK from the coding sequence ATGGACGCGCGCAACTTGGCCTTCGAATGGACGGACACCACCCGGCACTGGCTCGTGGAGGTGCCGATCCGCCTGGCGGCCTATGTGATCGTTGTCCTGATCGTGAGGTATGTGCTGCACCGAATGATCGACCGTGCCACCGCCAGCCGCAGCGGCAGGAGCGGCGTCGAGGACGAGCGCTCGGAGGGCAAGAAGCCGTCGTTGTTGCGACGCCTGCGTCATGGCGTTCCCATCACGACCATCAACGATCAAGCCGGCACACGGCGCCAGCAGCGCGCTCACACGATCGGGTCGGTCCTCAAATCGACGGTCTCGATCATCTTGCTGACGTGGCTGGTGCTGGCGGTCCTCAACGTGGTGGGGGTGAATCTCGCGCCGTTCATCGCCTCGGCCGGCGTGATCGGTCTCGCGATCGGATTCGGCGCTCAGAATCTGGTGCGCGACTTCGTCAGTGGCGTGTTCATGCTGCTCGAAGATCAGTATGGGGTCGGTGACTTCGTTGACCTCGGCGAGATGAGCGGCGAGGTGCAAAGCGTCGGGCTGCGGATCACCACCGTTCGCGACATCGATGGCACGCTGTGGTACGTCCGCAACGGGGAGATCTCCCGCGTCGGCAACATGAGTCAGGAATACGCGGTAGCCCGTATCGAGGTGCCGGTCGCGCTGACCGCTGACGTCGACGAAGCCGAGCAGGTGGCTCTCGCGGCCGCCACTCGCGCGATCGAAGATCCGGCGATGGGCGGCAAAATACTCGGTGAGCCAGAAATGCTGGGTGTGCAGGAACTCGCACCGGATCTCCTGCGGCTGCGGATGACGTTGAAAACCAGGCCGGGAGCTCAATGGTCGGTTCAGCGGCGGCTTCGACGGGAGATCCTGCGCGCCTACGACGAGCATGACGTCGACCTGCCGTACCCGCGGGGACGCATCCACGCGGTGGTGGGCGGGAGCGCCGAGAAGTAG
- a CDS encoding acyl-CoA dehydrogenase family protein, which produces MSFLTLDDDDRVIAETAAAFAIKRLAPHALDWDHSKEFPVEVLRDAAELGMAAIYCAEDVGGSGLRRLDAVRIFEQLSTADPALAAFLSIHNMCAWMVDTYGTDDQRKSWIPRLASMEAIASYCLTEPGAGSDASALRTKAVRDGDAYVLDGVKQFISGAGSSDVYIVMARTGADGPRGISAFIVEKDTPGLSFGAQEEKMGWNVQPTAQVILEGVRVPASAMLGGPEGEGTGFGIAMNGLNGGRLNIAACSLGGAQTAYEKAASYLADRQAFGGALLDEPTIRFTLADMATALETSRLMLWRAAVALDNDEPDKVALCAMAKRYVTDACFEVADQALQLHGGYGYLREYGIEKIVRDLRVHRILEGTNEIMRVVIGRAEAARARASA; this is translated from the coding sequence ATGAGCTTCCTGACGCTGGACGACGACGATCGCGTGATCGCCGAGACGGCGGCCGCGTTCGCCATCAAACGTCTTGCGCCGCATGCTCTGGACTGGGATCACTCCAAGGAGTTCCCGGTGGAGGTGTTGCGAGACGCCGCCGAATTGGGGATGGCCGCGATCTACTGCGCCGAGGATGTCGGCGGTAGCGGGCTGCGGCGCCTGGACGCGGTGCGGATCTTCGAGCAGTTGTCGACCGCCGACCCCGCGCTGGCGGCGTTCCTGTCGATTCACAACATGTGTGCGTGGATGGTCGACACCTACGGCACCGACGATCAGCGCAAGTCGTGGATCCCCCGGCTCGCGTCGATGGAGGCCATCGCAAGTTACTGCCTCACCGAGCCGGGTGCGGGATCGGATGCCTCGGCATTGCGTACCAAGGCGGTTCGTGACGGCGACGCCTACGTCCTCGACGGGGTCAAGCAGTTCATCTCCGGCGCGGGCAGCTCGGACGTGTACATCGTGATGGCCCGCACCGGCGCCGACGGGCCCCGCGGCATCTCGGCGTTCATCGTCGAAAAGGACACCCCCGGGCTGAGTTTCGGCGCCCAGGAGGAGAAGATGGGCTGGAACGTTCAGCCCACCGCCCAAGTGATCCTCGAAGGGGTGCGCGTACCCGCCTCGGCCATGCTCGGCGGACCCGAGGGCGAGGGCACCGGCTTCGGGATCGCGATGAACGGCCTCAACGGCGGACGACTCAACATCGCGGCTTGTTCACTCGGCGGCGCGCAGACCGCCTACGAGAAGGCCGCAAGCTATCTGGCCGACCGGCAGGCATTCGGCGGTGCGCTGCTCGACGAGCCGACCATCCGATTCACGCTGGCCGACATGGCCACCGCGCTGGAGACGTCGCGGCTGATGCTGTGGCGCGCGGCCGTCGCCCTGGACAACGACGAGCCGGACAAGGTCGCGTTGTGCGCGATGGCCAAGCGCTATGTCACCGACGCGTGCTTCGAGGTGGCCGACCAGGCGTTGCAGCTGCACGGCGGCTACGGCTATCTGCGGGAGTACGGGATCGAGAAGATCGTCCGCGATCTGCGTGTGCACCGAATCCTGGAGGGCACCAACGAAATCATGCGCGTGGTCATCGGGCGAGCAGAAGCCGCCCGGGCACGCGCATCGGCATGA
- a CDS encoding cation:dicarboxylate symporter family transporter gives MTTVVDRPGGEDNPAPPKRRDRTHWLYLAVIVAVVAGVVVGLAAPSVGKDVGVLGTMFVSLIKMMIVPVIFCTIVLGIGSVRKAATVGKVGGLAFGYFLVMSTIALGIGLLVGNLLHPGSSLKLSDSTAAKGSELAEKAHESGGLMDFIQHIIPTSLFSSLTDGNVLQGLFVALLVGFAIQAMGAKGEPILRGVEHLQRLVFKILAMVLWLAPIGAFGAMANVVGQTGWSAVTNLLVLMLGFYLTCVVFVFGVLGALLRMVAGVSIFKLVRYLAREYLLIFATSSSESALPRLIAKMEHLGVQQSTVGVVVPTGYSFNLDGTAIYLTMASLFIADALGDPLSVGEQIGLLVFMIVASKGAAGVSGAGLATLAGGLQAHRPELLDGVGLIVGIDRFMSEARAVTNFSGNAVATLLVGSWTKTVDNEKVNNVLSGRDPFDEVTMLDDGHASSENKEAVAA, from the coding sequence ATGACCACGGTTGTGGATCGCCCCGGCGGCGAGGACAACCCGGCGCCGCCGAAGCGCCGGGATCGCACGCACTGGCTGTACCTGGCTGTCATCGTCGCGGTGGTCGCCGGCGTCGTCGTCGGCCTGGCCGCCCCATCGGTGGGCAAGGATGTCGGCGTCCTCGGAACGATGTTCGTCAGCCTGATCAAGATGATGATCGTTCCGGTGATCTTCTGCACGATCGTGCTGGGCATCGGATCGGTACGCAAAGCCGCCACCGTCGGCAAGGTCGGTGGCTTGGCGTTCGGCTACTTCCTGGTGATGTCGACGATCGCACTGGGCATCGGTCTACTGGTGGGCAACCTTCTGCATCCCGGCAGCAGCCTCAAGCTGTCCGATTCGACCGCAGCCAAGGGTAGCGAGCTGGCCGAAAAGGCGCACGAGTCAGGCGGTTTGATGGACTTCATCCAGCACATCATCCCGACGTCACTGTTCTCGTCGCTGACCGATGGCAATGTTCTGCAGGGATTGTTCGTGGCGCTGCTGGTCGGGTTCGCGATCCAGGCAATGGGCGCCAAGGGCGAGCCGATCCTTCGCGGGGTGGAGCACCTGCAGCGGTTGGTGTTCAAGATCCTGGCAATGGTGTTGTGGCTGGCGCCGATTGGCGCCTTCGGGGCGATGGCCAACGTGGTGGGCCAGACCGGCTGGAGCGCGGTGACCAACCTGCTGGTGCTGATGCTCGGCTTCTATCTGACGTGTGTGGTGTTCGTGTTCGGGGTGCTGGGCGCGCTGCTGCGGATGGTGGCGGGGGTGTCGATCTTCAAGCTGGTCCGCTACCTGGCGCGGGAGTACCTGCTGATCTTCGCGACGTCGTCGTCGGAGTCGGCGCTGCCGCGGCTGATCGCCAAGATGGAGCATCTGGGGGTGCAGCAGAGCACGGTGGGTGTTGTTGTGCCGACCGGATATTCGTTCAATCTCGACGGCACGGCGATCTACCTGACGATGGCGTCGCTGTTCATCGCCGACGCGCTGGGTGACCCGCTGTCGGTCGGCGAGCAGATCGGTCTGCTGGTGTTCATGATCGTGGCGTCCAAGGGCGCGGCCGGAGTCAGTGGGGCCGGGTTGGCGACGCTGGCCGGCGGCCTGCAGGCGCATCGCCCGGAGCTGCTCGACGGGGTGGGGCTGATCGTCGGGATCGACCGGTTCATGTCCGAGGCACGTGCGGTGACGAACTTCTCCGGCAACGCGGTCGCCACGCTGCTGGTGGGTTCGTGGACGAAGACGGTGGACAACGAGAAGGTCAACAACGTCTTGTCGGGACGCGACCCGTTCGACGAGGTGACCATGCTCGACGACGGTCACGCATCGTCGGAGAACAAGGAGGCGGTTGCCGCCTGA
- the mmsB gene encoding 3-hydroxyisobutyrate dehydrogenase: MTTIAFLGLGHMGGPMAANLVNAGYTVRGFDPVPALRAAAEQKGATVFDAGAAAVSEADVVITSLPNGVIVKACYAEALPAAKPGTLFIDTSTISVDDAREVNAQASAAGMAQLDAPVSGGIKGATAGTLAFMVGGEADALDRARPVLDPMASKVIHCGSSGAGQAAKLCNNMVLAVQQIAVGEAFVLAEKLGLSAQSLFDVITGATGNCWAVHTNCPVPGPVPTSPANNNFQPGFATALMNKDLGLAMNAVSSTGATAPLGTHAAEIYAKFAEAHPDLDFSAVIETLR, from the coding sequence ATGACGACGATCGCGTTCCTGGGGCTTGGCCACATGGGCGGCCCGATGGCGGCCAACCTGGTCAACGCCGGCTACACCGTGCGTGGCTTCGATCCCGTGCCCGCCCTGCGCGCGGCCGCCGAGCAGAAGGGCGCGACGGTGTTCGACGCCGGCGCCGCTGCGGTGTCCGAGGCCGACGTCGTCATCACCTCGCTGCCCAACGGCGTGATCGTGAAAGCCTGCTACGCCGAGGCGCTTCCGGCCGCGAAGCCGGGCACGCTGTTCATCGACACCTCGACGATCTCCGTCGATGACGCCCGTGAGGTCAACGCGCAGGCGTCCGCTGCCGGGATGGCTCAGCTCGATGCCCCCGTCTCCGGCGGTATCAAGGGCGCGACCGCCGGCACGTTGGCGTTCATGGTCGGCGGCGAGGCCGACGCCTTGGACCGGGCGCGACCGGTGTTGGACCCCATGGCCAGCAAGGTGATTCACTGCGGTTCGTCCGGGGCGGGTCAGGCCGCCAAGCTGTGCAACAACATGGTGCTCGCCGTGCAGCAGATCGCCGTGGGTGAAGCCTTCGTTCTGGCCGAGAAGCTGGGCCTGTCCGCGCAGTCGCTGTTCGACGTCATCACCGGTGCGACCGGCAATTGCTGGGCGGTGCACACGAACTGCCCTGTGCCCGGCCCGGTTCCGACCTCACCGGCCAATAACAACTTCCAGCCGGGCTTCGCCACTGCGCTGATGAACAAGGACCTCGGTCTGGCGATGAACGCGGTGTCGTCGACCGGCGCCACCGCCCCGCTGGGCACGCACGCCGCCGAGATCTACGCCAAATTCGCCGAAGCACACCCCGACCTGGATTTCAGCGCGGTCATCGAAACCCTGCGCTAG
- a CDS encoding CoA-acylating methylmalonate-semialdehyde dehydrogenase, whose protein sequence is MSTTIQHFIDGKRSNLSSSRTADVFNPSTGEVQAQVLLASAADVDTAVASAVEAQKEWAAWNPQRRARVLMKFIELVNANVDELAELLSIEHGKTVPDSKGDIQRGIEVIEFAIGIPHLLKGEFTEGAGGGIDVYSIRQPLGVVAGITPFNFPAMIPLWKAGPALACGNAFILKPSERDPSVPVCLAELFLEAGLPAGVFQVVQGDKEAVDAILTHPDIKAVGFVGSSDIAQYIYSTAAANGKRSQCFGGAKNHMIVMPDADLDQAVDALIGAGYGSVGERCMAISVAVPVGEETANRLRGRLVERINELRVGHSLDPKADYGPLVTSAALQRVRDYIDAGVAAGAEIVVDGREKASDELTFDDASLEGGFFIGPTLFDHVTTDMSIYTDEIFGPVLCIVRAHDYEEALRLPTEHEYGNGVAIFTRDGDAARDFVSRVQVGMVGVNVPIPVPVSYHTFGGWKRSGFGDLNQHGPHSILFYTKTKTVTERWPSGIKDGAEFVIPTMQ, encoded by the coding sequence ATGAGCACAACCATTCAGCACTTCATCGACGGTAAGCGCAGCAACCTCAGCAGCTCGCGCACCGCGGACGTCTTCAACCCCAGCACCGGTGAGGTGCAGGCCCAGGTGCTCCTGGCCTCAGCCGCCGACGTCGACACCGCAGTGGCATCGGCCGTCGAGGCGCAGAAGGAATGGGCGGCCTGGAATCCGCAGCGCCGCGCCCGCGTCCTGATGAAGTTCATCGAGCTGGTCAACGCCAACGTCGACGAGCTCGCCGAGCTGCTGTCCATCGAGCACGGCAAGACCGTCCCCGACTCCAAGGGCGACATCCAGCGCGGCATCGAGGTCATCGAGTTCGCCATCGGCATCCCGCACCTGCTCAAGGGTGAATTCACCGAGGGCGCCGGCGGCGGCATCGACGTGTACTCGATCCGCCAGCCGCTCGGTGTGGTCGCCGGCATCACCCCGTTCAACTTCCCGGCGATGATCCCCCTGTGGAAGGCCGGACCCGCGCTCGCATGCGGCAACGCCTTCATCCTCAAGCCCTCCGAGCGCGACCCCTCGGTGCCCGTGTGCCTGGCCGAACTGTTCCTCGAAGCGGGCCTGCCCGCCGGTGTGTTCCAGGTCGTGCAGGGCGATAAGGAAGCCGTCGACGCGATCCTGACACACCCCGACATCAAGGCCGTCGGCTTCGTCGGCAGCTCCGATATCGCGCAGTACATCTACTCCACCGCGGCGGCCAACGGCAAGCGCTCGCAGTGCTTCGGCGGCGCGAAGAACCACATGATCGTCATGCCCGACGCTGACCTCGACCAGGCCGTCGACGCGCTGATCGGCGCGGGCTACGGCAGCGTCGGTGAGCGCTGCATGGCGATCAGCGTCGCTGTCCCGGTCGGTGAAGAGACCGCAAACCGGTTGCGCGGCAGGCTTGTCGAGCGGATCAACGAACTGCGCGTGGGACACAGCCTGGACCCCAAGGCCGACTACGGCCCGCTGGTCACCAGCGCCGCGCTGCAACGGGTGCGTGACTACATCGACGCCGGCGTCGCCGCCGGAGCCGAGATCGTGGTCGACGGCCGTGAGAAGGCCAGCGATGAGCTCACATTCGACGACGCCAGCCTCGAGGGCGGGTTCTTCATCGGCCCCACCCTCTTCGACCACGTCACCACCGACATGTCGATCTACACCGACGAGATCTTCGGCCCGGTGCTGTGCATCGTGCGCGCTCACGATTACGAAGAAGCCCTGCGGCTGCCGACCGAACATGAATACGGCAACGGCGTGGCGATCTTCACCCGCGACGGCGACGCCGCCCGCGACTTCGTCTCCCGCGTGCAGGTCGGCATGGTCGGCGTCAACGTGCCGATTCCGGTTCCGGTGTCCTACCACACCTTTGGCGGCTGGAAGCGCTCTGGCTTCGGTGACCTCAATCAGCACGGGCCGCACTCGATCCTGTTCTACACCAAGACCAAGACCGTCACCGAGCGGTGGCCGTCGGGTATCAAGGACGGGGCCGAGTTCGTCATCCCCACAATGCAATGA